In Atribacteraceae bacterium, the genomic stretch GTTACCGAAGGCAATCCAGTTATACCATGTCCCGTATCCTGTAGATATTCAGAAAACTGCTCCAGGGAACGTTGGTAGTTCTCTCGGGTATACGGTGAATAGTGTTTTTCCAGGGTTATATAACCGACAAAATAGTCGATGTAGTCCTTATCGGTTTTTAATTTCAATTGTAAGGGGCACTCCTTCCCAGTTTGTCTCTTTTCTGATCAACCGGCTGATTTTTCGGGCCAGGGCATCCCTGAACTCGTCAGTACCGTTGAAATTAGTGAAAAAAATAAAACGGGGTGGTGCCGTGAATTCCTGGTAGGCGTAATACACCCGAAAATGTTTTTGCGAGGGCAGAAGCCAATCGGCGTCATTGATGATATTCTTGATTGAGTGATTGAGCACGCTGGTCGGTATTTTACGAAAATACCCTTCGGAAATATTGGTTATCGCAGGAAGGAGCTGGTTGGGAATAGCCGGATCGAGAGCGCTCCCGCAATGGTAAAGCGCGTATCCGAGAAAAGGCATTTCTTGTTGGATATCCCGAATCAAAGAGTGCGGAGATACGGTCGGATCCTGTTCTTTCCGAAGATCGTATTTGTTGAGAAAGACCAGACATCCCTTCCGGCTTGCCGCAATTTCATGGGCGATCCGTTTGTCCTGTCGTGTGAGTCCGCTTTCCAAATCGAGAACCAACAGGCAGACATGAGCATCTTTGAGGTTTTTCCAGGCGCGTATTGCCGCATAGAAGGAGACGTCTCCGCGGGGAGAGGCTTTGCGGGCGATACCGGCGGTATCTATCAAAATGTAAGTACCCGAGTTATGATCCAACCAACTTTCGACCGCATCCCGGGTCGTCCCCGGAATATCGCTTACCAGGGAACGCCTTTCCCCTAAAAGAGCATTGAAAAGGGTTGATTTACCGACGTTCGGTTTGCCGAGGATCGCCAGTCGGACCCGGTTTTCTTCAGTTTTCTCGATTACCCCGGAGACCCGTTCGATTCGCCGGATAATGAGTTCTTTCAAAAGCGGAATTCCGTCTCCATGGGCAGCCGAAATCTGCACGATGTCATCCAATCCGAGGGTATATATGTCCTCAGGGGGGGGCTGGTGAGTCTGACCCTCTCGTTTATTGATCACCAGGATTACCTTCCGACCTTCCTTTCGGAAGCGAAGCAAGAGATCGGTCTCTATGTTGGTCACTTCCTTGTTGCCGTCCACTATAAAAAGAATGAGATCGGCTTTACGCAGGACGCTCCAAGCCTTCTCTTCAACCGTTTTTTGAAGGGGATTCAGGTGGGGATTGGCAAACTCGATCCCTCCGGTATCGACTAAAAGGGTGGGTTGACCGTTGATGGCTATCCGGTTTTCCAGGATATCCCGGGTTACTCCGGGGGAGGCATCGACAATTGAGAGTCTTTTTCTGGATAGTCGATTGAATAAAGTCGATTTACCGACATTCGCCCGACCGGCAATCACCACCAGAGGTAACGATTCAGTCATTCGCTTGTTCACTCCTCATCGTGTTTCCAGTTCTCCCCGAGAAACAATCCCCAGGTCATCGCTTCGTATTTCAGCCGGTATTGCTTGAAAACTCATTTCCCGGCAGCGATATCCTGGAGATATCGGAAGGTCTTCTGCACCTGAACATCCGGCGTCGACGCGCCGCTGGTAAGAAAAATACGATTGTTCTTTCCAAACCATTGCGGCTGGATTTCCTCCGCCGATTCGACCCACAAAAGAGGAAGAGCGGAGTGTTCGGCAAGCAATGCCAGGGCCCGGGTATTGGAGCTGTGTTTCCCTCCCAGCAAAACTACCACGGTAATTCCTCCGGTACGGATCTGATCTGCGAGTTCTTTTTGCCTGAGACCTGTTTCCGGACAAAGAGTATCGTGTATTTCGATCGGAAAGAATAATTCCCGCTCTTGAATCCAGTTCACGAACGCTTGGAAAGCAGGTTGGGGAAAGGTCGTTTGTTCCAGCACAGCCACCGGTTTCCGAGCCTGTTCGATAAGCGGCGGCAGCTTTTCCCAGTCCAGCGGGCTCTCACCGATTACCCAGGGAGGACGTTGAAGATGGCTAACCAGCGCCCGTACTTCGGCATGAGCGGCGTTTCCCAGAACGACAAGGGCAAAGCCATCCTTCTCTAATTGACACCCCAGGGAATGGATTTTTTTGACCCGGGGACAGGTCGTATCTATCACCGTCGCTCCACGTCGGTCGATCGCTTGTCCGGCGGCCTTTTCAAGACCGTGTGATCGTGAAACCACCAGAGAACCGGCACGGGCTTCTTCCGGTTTTTCTATTTTTATCGCCCCCCGGTCAACCAGAGATTGAACCGCTTTCCGGTTATGAACCAGGTCTCCAAGGAGAAATACTGGTTCTCGTGAGGACTGTAAGGCTTTTTCGGCGAGCTGAAAAGCTCGCTTCACCCCCGGGCAAAAGCCGATGGTGTGTGCGGTAATGACCT encodes the following:
- the der gene encoding ribosome biogenesis GTPase Der, coding for MTESLPLVVIAGRANVGKSTLFNRLSRKRLSIVDASPGVTRDILENRIAINGQPTLLVDTGGIEFANPHLNPLQKTVEEKAWSVLRKADLILFIVDGNKEVTNIETDLLLRFRKEGRKVILVINKREGQTHQPPPEDIYTLGLDDIVQISAAHGDGIPLLKELIIRRIERVSGVIEKTEENRVRLAILGKPNVGKSTLFNALLGERRSLVSDIPGTTRDAVESWLDHNSGTYILIDTAGIARKASPRGDVSFYAAIRAWKNLKDAHVCLLVLDLESGLTRQDKRIAHEIAASRKGCLVFLNKYDLRKEQDPTVSPHSLIRDIQQEMPFLGYALYHCGSALDPAIPNQLLPAITNISEGYFRKIPTSVLNHSIKNIINDADWLLPSQKHFRVYYAYQEFTAPPRFIFFTNFNGTDEFRDALARKISRLIRKETNWEGVPLTIEIKNR
- the ispH gene encoding 4-hydroxy-3-methylbut-2-enyl diphosphate reductase, encoding MQVITAHTIGFCPGVKRAFQLAEKALQSSREPVFLLGDLVHNRKAVQSLVDRGAIKIEKPEEARAGSLVVSRSHGLEKAAGQAIDRRGATVIDTTCPRVKKIHSLGCQLEKDGFALVVLGNAAHAEVRALVSHLQRPPWVIGESPLDWEKLPPLIEQARKPVAVLEQTTFPQPAFQAFVNWIQERELFFPIEIHDTLCPETGLRQKELADQIRTGGITVVVLLGGKHSSNTRALALLAEHSALPLLWVESAEEIQPQWFGKNNRIFLTSGASTPDVQVQKTFRYLQDIAAGK